The Nycticebus coucang isolate mNycCou1 chromosome 8, mNycCou1.pri, whole genome shotgun sequence genome has a window encoding:
- the GPR87 gene encoding G-protein coupled receptor 87 isoform X2, translating into MDSELHGPTLSNASDGPGRNTTHNNEFDTIILPVLYLVIFVASILLNGLAVWIFFHIRNKTSFIFYLKNIVVADLIMTLTFPFRIVHDAGFGPWYFKFILCRYTSVLFYANMYTSIVFLGLISIDRYLKVVKPFGDSRMYSITFTKVLSVCVWVIMAVLSAPNIILTNGQPTKENVHDCVKLKSPLGAKWHEVVTYVNSCLFVAVLVILIGCYIAISRYIHKSSRQFISQSSRKRKHNQSIRVVVAVFFTCFLPYHLCRIPFLFSHLDRLLDESAHKILYYCKEMTLFLSACNVCLDPIIYFFMCRSFSRRLFKKSNIRTRSESIRSLQSVRRSEVRIYYDYTDV; encoded by the exons ATGG ATTCCGAGCTGCACGGCCCCACTTTGAGTAACGCGAGCGATGGACCTGGAAGGAACACGACCCATAACAACGAATTTGACACTATCATCCTGCCTGTGCTTTACCTCGTAATATTTGTGGCAAGCATCTTGCTGAACGGTCTCGCAGTGTGGATCTTCTTCCACATTAGAAATAAAACCAGCTTTATCTTTTATCTGAAAAACATAGTGGTTGCTGACCTCATAATGACCCTGACATTTCCCTTCCGAATAGTCCATGATGCGGGATTTGGACCTTGGTACTTCAAGTTCATCCTCTGCAGATACACCTCGGTTCTGTTCTACGCAAACATGTACACTTCCATAGTGTTTCTTGGGCTGATAAGTATTGATCGCTACCTGAAGGTGGTGAAGCCCTTTGGAGACTCGCGCATGTACAGCATAACCTTCACAAAAGTTTTATCAGTGTGTGTTTGGGTGATCATGGCTGTTCTGTCTGCGCCAAACATCATCTTAACGAATGGTCAACCAACCAAGGAAAACGTTCACGACTGCGTGAAACTCAAAAGTCCCTTAGGGGCCAAATGGCATGAGGTGGTCACCTATGTCAACAGCTGCCTGTTTGTGGCTGTGCTGGTGATTCTGATTGGATGTTACATAGCTATATCCAGGTACATCCACAAATCCAGCAGGCAGTTCATAAGTCAGTCAAGCCGAAAGCGGAAACACAACCAGAGCATCAGGGTGGTTGTGGCTGTGTTTTTCACTTGTTTTCTACCATATCACTTGTgcagaattccttttctttttagtcaCTTAGATAGGCTTTTGGATGAGTCCGCACACAAAATCTTGTATTACTGCAAAGAAATGACACTTTTCTTGTCTGCATGCAATGTGTGCCTGGATCCAATAATTTACTTTTTCATGTGTCGGTCATTTTCGAGAAGGCTCTTCAAGAAATCCAACATCAGAACCAGGAGTGAAAGCATCAGATCACTGCAAAGTGTCAGGAGATCAGAAGTCCGCATATACTACGACTATACTGATGTGTAG
- the GPR87 gene encoding G-protein coupled receptor 87 isoform X1, which produces MGLNFTLAKLPNSELHGPTLSNASDGPGRNTTHNNEFDTIILPVLYLVIFVASILLNGLAVWIFFHIRNKTSFIFYLKNIVVADLIMTLTFPFRIVHDAGFGPWYFKFILCRYTSVLFYANMYTSIVFLGLISIDRYLKVVKPFGDSRMYSITFTKVLSVCVWVIMAVLSAPNIILTNGQPTKENVHDCVKLKSPLGAKWHEVVTYVNSCLFVAVLVILIGCYIAISRYIHKSSRQFISQSSRKRKHNQSIRVVVAVFFTCFLPYHLCRIPFLFSHLDRLLDESAHKILYYCKEMTLFLSACNVCLDPIIYFFMCRSFSRRLFKKSNIRTRSESIRSLQSVRRSEVRIYYDYTDV; this is translated from the exons ATGGGGCTCAACTTTACACTTGCAAAATTACCAA ATTCCGAGCTGCACGGCCCCACTTTGAGTAACGCGAGCGATGGACCTGGAAGGAACACGACCCATAACAACGAATTTGACACTATCATCCTGCCTGTGCTTTACCTCGTAATATTTGTGGCAAGCATCTTGCTGAACGGTCTCGCAGTGTGGATCTTCTTCCACATTAGAAATAAAACCAGCTTTATCTTTTATCTGAAAAACATAGTGGTTGCTGACCTCATAATGACCCTGACATTTCCCTTCCGAATAGTCCATGATGCGGGATTTGGACCTTGGTACTTCAAGTTCATCCTCTGCAGATACACCTCGGTTCTGTTCTACGCAAACATGTACACTTCCATAGTGTTTCTTGGGCTGATAAGTATTGATCGCTACCTGAAGGTGGTGAAGCCCTTTGGAGACTCGCGCATGTACAGCATAACCTTCACAAAAGTTTTATCAGTGTGTGTTTGGGTGATCATGGCTGTTCTGTCTGCGCCAAACATCATCTTAACGAATGGTCAACCAACCAAGGAAAACGTTCACGACTGCGTGAAACTCAAAAGTCCCTTAGGGGCCAAATGGCATGAGGTGGTCACCTATGTCAACAGCTGCCTGTTTGTGGCTGTGCTGGTGATTCTGATTGGATGTTACATAGCTATATCCAGGTACATCCACAAATCCAGCAGGCAGTTCATAAGTCAGTCAAGCCGAAAGCGGAAACACAACCAGAGCATCAGGGTGGTTGTGGCTGTGTTTTTCACTTGTTTTCTACCATATCACTTGTgcagaattccttttctttttagtcaCTTAGATAGGCTTTTGGATGAGTCCGCACACAAAATCTTGTATTACTGCAAAGAAATGACACTTTTCTTGTCTGCATGCAATGTGTGCCTGGATCCAATAATTTACTTTTTCATGTGTCGGTCATTTTCGAGAAGGCTCTTCAAGAAATCCAACATCAGAACCAGGAGTGAAAGCATCAGATCACTGCAAAGTGTCAGGAGATCAGAAGTCCGCATATACTACGACTATACTGATGTGTAG